A region of the Clostridia bacterium genome:
TCGGCAGGTGGAATTCCGGGAGAGCCTGCCGGCGACCAGCACCGGCAAGGTGCTGCGGAGGCTGCTCAAAGAGGAGGGCCGGAATTGAAAGGGGGAAGTTGAACGGTTATGGGAGGATACCCCAGAAGAAGATGGCGCCACATTGAGGGCAAGGATGAGCCTTAAGCTCAGCATTAGCGGCCAGTAACCCAAAACCGACAAGAAATGGGTTAGAGATCGCCAGCCGCAGCTGACACGGGCAGAAACAAGGTGTGCTATAACTCAAGAGTGACCCACATAGAGCGGAGACGGCAACGAGTGTTCATCTGGTACTGAAATGCGCACAATGCCTCCCAAAGAAGCAACGTTGTCGCTAAAGGAGGGTCAAAAGAGATTGCAGTCAGGTCGCAAAATTGGTACAATTAGGCCGGGCCGTCGACCATCTTTGGGATGGATAGGCCAGTGGGAGCAGTTGCCATTAAGATGGCCCTAGTCAAGTTGAACGGGGGGATCAGCTGTGCACCGGAGGTCACGCCTTTGGTTATATTTGTTGTTAGTTGCCTTCTTTTTAGGCAGCATCCTTGTTCCGCCGGTTCACGCCACAGAAAAGCAAAACGACTGCCCTATCGTATTGGTCCACGGCTTCACCGGATGGGGCCGCGACGAAATGGCAGGATACTTATACTGGGGTGGACTTGGCGATATCGAGGCGGATCTGAACCGCCACGGGTACAAAACCTTCACGGCAGCCGTAGGCCCCTTCTCCAGCAACTGGGACCGTGCCTGCGAGCTTTATGCGTTTATTAAGGGAGGGACAGTTGACTACGGAGCGGCCCATGCCGCCAAATACGGTCATGCCCGCTTCGGCAGAACTTACCCGGGGATCTATCCTCAGTGGGGTGAGGCTGACCCGGTAACGGGCAAGGTGAACAAGATCCACCTCGTTGGCCACAGCATGGGAGGCCAGACCATCAGGATGCTCATTCAGCTTTTGGAGAACGGCAGCCCCGAAGAAATGGCTGCGACCTCGCCCGACCAGATCTCGCCGTTGTTCACCGGGGGCAAGCGTTGGGTATTAAGCGCAACTTCAGTTTCCACTCCCCATGACGGTACTACCCTGGCGGACATAGTAACCGGCCTCATACCCTGTGCTCAGCAGATAATATCAATGGCGGCAGCGGCGGCCGGTCTCGGCAGCGAGCCGATTTATGATTTCAAGATGGATCAGTGGGGGCTAAAGCGCCTGCCCGGCGAATCGTTTGCCAGTTATGCCAACCGGGTGTTATCGAGTCCGGTGTGGGAGGATACCAAGGATATCAGTGTCTGGGATCTCTGCCCCGACGGAGCCAAGGAACTCAACTCCTGGGTCAAGGCTGCCCCTGATGTGTACTACTTCTCCATCGGTACTGAGTGCACTCACAAGGGCTTGCTGACCGGGCATCAGGAGCCGAACATCACCATGAACCCCTTGTTCCACCTCTTTGCTCACCAGATGGGCAGCTACACCAGGAATGATCCTTATAAGGTTCCCATCGACAGAAGTTGGTGGAAGAATGACGGCGTGGTGAACACCGTATCCATGGATGGCCCCAAGCTCGGCTCGTCGGATACGGTTAAGTCCTACGACGGGACACCTACGCCGGGAGTATGGCAGCATCTGGGCACCGCCAGCAATCTTGACCACATGCAGATAATAGGTCACTATAACGTCCTCCCGGTTTACGATCGTTTCCGCAGTCTGGCAGCGCTTCTTTCCTCCCTTCCCAACTAGATAAGTCATACCAGATTTCCTGGCAGGCAAAAACCTAAGCTTTATTCCTTTCGGGCGGCACCGGGCAGAACACGGCCGCCCGTATCTTTTTAAAAACAGCGCGGTGTGCATGGTGCCGCTGTTTATACCGGCCTGGACGGCTATCACACCCAGGCTGAGCCTGGCTTGGATGCGGTTCCTGCGGATGAAATCGGCTTTGGTTGCTGAAGCTCCTAGGGGCTTTTCGGAGAGGAGGCAAGCACCCGGTGCTCGTGGATCCGGTGGAGAAGACCGCGACGTACATACTGACCGGCTTGGAGGCCGCGAGGCTCGGGCTACAAACTGTCTCGGAATGGAGCAAGAAGGTGAAGCAGGAAGCCCACAGAGTCGCAGGTTAACATAATATTGAAAAGCAGGGAGAACCGTTGGAAAGAAAGTCCGGCGGTTTTCTCTCTTTCAGCAAGCCAGTCGGACTTGTTGCGTCTTGCACGGTTTCATTTACTAAACCTATTCAAGGAGGTCAGGCTATGCGCGAGACGATGGAGGCTAAAGAGGCGGCGGAGCTTCTAGGTGTATCAACCTGGACGGTCTACGATCTTGCCCGTAAGCACGTCATTCCCTGCATCAAGATCGGCAGGCGGGTGCTGTTCAGGCGCGCAAGCCTGCTTGCCTGGCTCGATGCCCAGGAGCAGCAGAGCCGCCTTCAGGCAGAGGACAGCCCGCTGGTCGCTATTCGGAGGCTGTCATAACCACAGCGGTTCGATTTGTATTTGCAGCAGTCACAGCATTGTGGTATCATGTTCTTGCTTTGGGAGAACCTGACGCCTAGGTTGTGTTTTGGGCAGCAGGAGCGCCTTGGCCGAGATCACTTTTGGGAGCAATTTGGGAACAAAGAAGACAAAGTGGGAGCAAAAATGGCTAGTCTGGAGCCAGGAAGAAACCAACAACACCAAGCACAACAAGGGTTTTGCACACTCAGCCAATCTCCAAAAAGGCCGTTTTTCACACTCCAAATCCGTTGGTTGCGGGCTCGAGCCGTGCCACCCCTGCCCGAGAAATTAAGACTTGCACAAAACTCCTAGGTATTGGACAGGTTGCCCAATATTAGCGATTTTTGGATTGCCTGTCGCCTTTTTTTGTTGTACAGGGGGCGTTCTCACGATGCCTTTGGCTATGATCGGTCTGGAAATGATACATTATATTCGCGAGACTGGAATCCGTTCAGGTTGCCCTTTACTGTGTTTCATCCACGGCGCAGGAGGAAATTGCACACATTGGGTGGAACAGGTAGCCGGTCTAAAACACCTGGGCTCAATAATTGCTGT
Encoded here:
- a CDS encoding lipase, which gives rise to MLVPPVHATEKQNDCPIVLVHGFTGWGRDEMAGYLYWGGLGDIEADLNRHGYKTFTAAVGPFSSNWDRACELYAFIKGGTVDYGAAHAAKYGHARFGRTYPGIYPQWGEADPVTGKVNKIHLVGHSMGGQTIRMLIQLLENGSPEEMAATSPDQISPLFTGGKRWVLSATSVSTPHDGTTLADIVTGLIPCAQQIISMAAAAAGLGSEPIYDFKMDQWGLKRLPGESFASYANRVLSSPVWEDTKDISVWDLCPDGAKELNSWVKAAPDVYYFSIGTECTHKGLLTGHQEPNITMNPLFHLFAHQMGSYTRNDPYKVPIDRSWWKNDGVVNTVSMDGPKLGSSDTVKSYDGTPTPGVWQHLGTASNLDHMQIIGHYNVLPVYDRFRSLAALLSSLPN
- a CDS encoding helix-turn-helix domain-containing protein, producing the protein MRETMEAKEAAELLGVSTWTVYDLARKHVIPCIKIGRRVLFRRASLLAWLDAQEQQSRLQAEDSPLVAIRRLS